Proteins found in one Campylobacter concisus genomic segment:
- a CDS encoding SH3 domain-containing protein, giving the protein MKKGIFLAFSVALFLGCSQTQPKPSVQNSLPDENVYKPNERISLLDFEMKQDASSLPQNVQSASFDQEEILKRRFKVFTLKGVKFNPNDVFWAFNIYKPSEKRKYFGSNFRQIPQSWFDAQKDNANFSALSSISAYALTSANTALRNFPTDEPIFLNPQTPGEGYPFDYLQESTLSIAHPLFVSHLSKDRAWAFVSDDAVWGWVKVEDIKFISDDEANAYQKSSFVTIKTDKMPVYDKVGNFLFYSRVGAILPVLAQDSKNYYGKIYVRNLLREFVLPKSVGALFPLKFNDSNLKTLISSLLTQPYGWGGVDKLRDCSLFTKDLLASFGVWLPRNSRAQANMGQKFDLKGLSNAAKTKEIKEKGVPYLTLVHLPGHIMLYAGYKGDDIYVVHDAWGLKTENNGRALIGATAITTLNIGQNRSDIQNANLLISKVDSINVIKPENFISDKARKISALERAYGVKVEENLVKFSDGTSLVYDDFKQKDDECSIGADIEDMNALDYAAFSPLSTALSDAGRCRNYEFLGKIYGSSESEVKANLVDVVWLKDSLALKLPFNSKNGAAAALQNVSNELNEMAKSDPALLEYLKDPGGTFKWRIIAGTNRLSAHSYGIAIDINVKKSHYWQWSNGYQNLIPEKIVRVFEKHKFIWGGRWKHFDTMHFEYRPEMFE; this is encoded by the coding sequence TTGAAAAAGGGTATATTTTTAGCATTTAGTGTTGCTTTGTTTTTGGGATGTTCACAGACCCAGCCAAAGCCAAGTGTGCAAAATTCTTTACCAGATGAAAATGTATATAAGCCAAATGAACGCATTAGTTTGCTTGATTTTGAAATGAAGCAAGATGCCTCGTCGCTACCGCAAAATGTGCAAAGTGCAAGCTTTGACCAAGAAGAAATTTTAAAAAGAAGGTTTAAGGTTTTTACATTAAAGGGTGTAAAATTTAATCCAAACGATGTCTTTTGGGCATTTAATATATATAAGCCAAGCGAAAAGAGAAAGTATTTTGGCTCAAATTTTAGACAGATACCTCAAAGCTGGTTTGACGCACAAAAGGACAATGCAAATTTTTCAGCTCTTTCAAGCATCTCTGCTTATGCTCTAACTTCGGCAAACACAGCTTTAAGAAATTTTCCAACCGATGAGCCGATATTTTTAAATCCGCAAACTCCAGGAGAGGGCTATCCGTTTGACTATCTGCAAGAATCAACACTAAGCATCGCTCATCCACTTTTTGTGTCACATCTTTCTAAAGATAGGGCATGGGCGTTTGTTAGCGATGATGCGGTTTGGGGCTGGGTAAAGGTCGAGGATATAAAATTTATAAGCGATGATGAGGCAAATGCCTATCAAAAGTCAAGTTTTGTGACTATAAAAACGGATAAAATGCCAGTTTATGATAAGGTCGGAAATTTCTTGTTTTATTCAAGGGTTGGAGCGATACTACCTGTTTTGGCACAGGATAGTAAAAATTACTACGGTAAAATTTATGTAAGAAATCTCTTGAGAGAATTTGTGTTGCCAAAGTCTGTTGGCGCTCTTTTTCCTCTTAAATTTAATGACTCAAATCTAAAAACACTTATTAGCTCCCTTCTTACTCAGCCTTATGGTTGGGGTGGGGTCGATAAGCTAAGGGATTGCTCGCTTTTTACTAAAGATTTGCTAGCAAGTTTTGGCGTGTGGTTGCCTAGAAACTCAAGAGCCCAAGCAAATATGGGACAAAAATTTGATCTAAAAGGACTTAGTAACGCTGCTAAGACAAAAGAGATAAAAGAAAAAGGTGTGCCATATCTTACGCTAGTGCATCTGCCAGGGCATATCATGCTTTATGCTGGATACAAGGGCGATGATATATATGTGGTGCATGATGCTTGGGGACTAAAAACCGAAAATAACGGCCGTGCACTAATTGGTGCAACAGCGATAACGACGCTAAATATCGGTCAAAACAGGAGCGACATACAAAATGCAAATTTGCTTATCTCAAAGGTGGACTCTATAAACGTCATAAAACCTGAAAATTTCATAAGCGACAAAGCGAGGAAAATTTCTGCCCTTGAGCGTGCTTATGGGGTTAAAGTGGAGGAAAATTTAGTCAAATTTAGCGATGGCACGAGTTTAGTCTATGATGACTTTAAACAAAAAGATGATGAGTGTAGTATCGGTGCTGATATAGAGGATATGAATGCACTTGATTACGCTGCATTTTCGCCGCTTAGCACTGCACTAAGTGATGCTGGCAGATGTAGAAATTATGAGTTTTTAGGCAAAATTTATGGTTCAAGCGAGAGCGAGGTAAAAGCAAATTTGGTAGATGTCGTTTGGCTAAAAGATAGCCTTGCGCTAAAACTACCATTTAACTCTAAAAATGGAGCCGCAGCTGCTTTGCAGAATGTGAGCAACGAGCTAAACGAGATGGCAAAGAGCGATCCAGCCTTACTTGAGTATTTAAAAGATCCAGGCGGGACATTTAAATGGCGCATCATCGCTGGCACAAACCGCTTAAGTGCGCACAGCTACGGTATCGCGATCGATATAAATGTGAAAAAGAGCCACTACTGGCAGTGGAGCAATGGCTACCAAAACCTCATCCCTGAAAAGATAGTGCGTGTTTTTGAAAAACATAAATTTATCTGGGGCGGACGCTGGAAGCACTTTGATACGATGCACTTTGAGTATCGCCCAGAGATGTTTGAGTAG
- a CDS encoding cation:proton antiporter: MEQILEGFLLVAAISVALNVIFKKFQIPTIIGYIVTGTLISEFFNLKSNDEISHIAEFGIAFLMFTIGLEFSFKHLMGMKKEVFLNGGLQVCLSGFIMGVMLYYALHLKDETALIAGLALALSSTAIVLKTLNDSGDVSKIYGRKALGILLFQDIAVIPILLMIDMFSSQDASINELLLKTFTSAIILIVVLFLLGKYVINWIFYKVIQTNSQEVFIATILFMVVGSSTLAHFFGFSYSLGAFLAGMMMAETQYKHQIEVDLIPFRDLLLGLFFITVGMQINFAVVISNIWLVLGLVFSVMVIKAVVVFAILNIYLKRRVAAKTALSVCQIGEFALAVFGLMTTRNLLDIQTAQIFIAASVVSMFATPFILKKLDAIADLIEREIVVEPNETLKPQKIKNHIVVFGYERLGQEVVLRLKETKLLYLVLDNDISLVELGRSRGENVFLGNVLQSHTLENACLSDAAAVIITVNNEQRVELIAQKIKDYGVNTQTIIKINGEGNKDIFGELGKNFHLINEERVMAKTLVHEALQCKIDHDIRA, from the coding sequence ATGGAACAAATTTTAGAAGGTTTCTTGCTTGTTGCAGCGATCTCAGTCGCATTAAACGTCATTTTTAAAAAATTTCAGATACCAACCATTATCGGCTACATCGTAACAGGTACGCTTATATCAGAATTTTTCAACCTAAAAAGTAATGATGAAATTTCTCATATCGCGGAATTTGGTATCGCATTTTTGATGTTTACCATTGGACTTGAGTTTAGTTTTAAACATCTCATGGGCATGAAAAAAGAGGTCTTTTTAAATGGCGGATTACAGGTTTGTTTAAGTGGCTTTATAATGGGCGTTATGCTTTATTATGCCCTTCACTTAAAAGACGAAACAGCACTTATTGCAGGTCTTGCGCTTGCACTATCATCAACTGCGATCGTGCTAAAGACGCTAAACGATAGTGGTGATGTGAGCAAAATTTACGGCAGAAAAGCACTTGGAATTTTACTATTTCAAGATATTGCAGTCATTCCTATTTTGCTTATGATAGATATGTTTAGCTCGCAAGATGCTTCAATAAATGAGCTTTTGCTAAAGACATTTACAAGTGCGATTATTCTTATTGTTGTGCTATTTTTACTTGGTAAATATGTTATCAACTGGATATTTTATAAAGTCATTCAAACAAATTCGCAAGAAGTTTTTATAGCTACGATTTTATTTATGGTCGTTGGCTCCAGTACTTTGGCTCACTTCTTTGGCTTCTCATACTCTTTGGGTGCATTTTTAGCCGGTATGATGATGGCTGAGACACAGTATAAACACCAAATCGAAGTTGATCTCATACCTTTTAGAGATTTGCTCTTAGGGCTATTTTTTATAACCGTTGGTATGCAAATAAATTTTGCTGTAGTTATCTCAAACATCTGGCTTGTTCTTGGCCTAGTATTTAGTGTCATGGTGATAAAAGCAGTTGTCGTTTTTGCTATCTTAAACATCTACTTAAAGCGAAGAGTTGCTGCAAAAACTGCACTTAGTGTTTGTCAAATAGGCGAATTTGCACTAGCTGTTTTTGGACTAATGACTACTAGAAATTTACTTGATATACAAACTGCTCAAATTTTTATCGCAGCCTCAGTTGTGTCGATGTTTGCTACGCCTTTTATACTTAAAAAACTAGACGCAATAGCAGACCTCATAGAACGTGAGATCGTTGTTGAACCAAATGAAACTCTAAAGCCGCAAAAAATAAAAAATCACATCGTAGTCTTTGGCTATGAAAGGCTTGGACAAGAGGTCGTTTTAAGGCTAAAAGAGACAAAGCTTTTATACCTTGTGCTTGATAATGATATTAGTCTAGTTGAGCTTGGTAGGAGCCGCGGGGAAAATGTATTTTTAGGTAATGTTCTTCAAAGCCACACACTTGAAAATGCCTGCCTAAGCGATGCAGCCGCTGTTATTATAACTGTTAACAATGAGCAAAGAGTGGAGCTCATCGCGCAAAAGATAAAAGACTACGGTGTAAATACCCAAACTATAATAAAAATAAATGGTGAGGGCAATAAAGATATTTTTGGTGAGTTAGGTAAAAATTTCCACCTAATAAACGAAGAGCGTGTCATGGCAAAAACACTCGTACACGAGGCTCTTCAATGCAAAATCGATCATGATATAAGAGCGTAA
- a CDS encoding heat shock protein transcriptional repressor HspR: protein MQNYEEPLFLISVVAKVLSIHPQTLRQYEREGLIEPSRTDGKMRLYSQKDVDRVKTILNLTRELGVNLAGVDVILQLKEKIDDLESTIDELNKKLHEATSQTSTKRSLVKRKNSFDLVFYEGKK from the coding sequence ATGCAAAATTATGAAGAACCACTTTTTTTAATAAGCGTTGTTGCAAAGGTTTTGAGCATACATCCACAAACTTTAAGACAATATGAAAGAGAGGGACTTATCGAGCCATCAAGAACAGATGGCAAGATGAGGCTCTACTCACAAAAAGACGTTGATCGCGTAAAAACTATACTAAATTTAACCCGCGAACTAGGTGTAAATTTAGCCGGCGTTGATGTGATACTTCAGTTGAAAGAAAAAATTGACGATTTAGAATCAACTATTGATGAGCTAAATAAAAAATTACACGAAGCTACCAGTCAAACTAGCACAAAAAGATCGCTTGTAAAGAGAAAAAATAGCTTTGATCTAGTCTTTTATGAAGGTAAAAAATAA
- a CDS encoding Do family serine endopeptidase: MKKIVLISLVAASFLVGADIKFNEANSNITRVSPLSDKNSVLSYYDSIAQAKLSVVNISTTKTVNNAGIEQMFNDPFFNEFFGFNFAKPKEKEKTTSLGSGVIISNDGYIVTNNHVIEDSDQIVVTLANGGKEFKAKLIGSDPKTDLAVVKIEANGLNAITFADSSKLLDADVVFAIGNPFGVGESITQGIISGLNKDNIGLNQYENFIQTDASINPGNSGGALVDSRGYLVGINSAILSKSGGNNGIGFAIPSNMVKDIAKKLITDGKIERGFIGVTIANLTDEQKELYTNKEGALISGVEQGMPADEAGLKRGDLVISANDKAIKNANDLKNFIGSLTPNSSVDITYERSNKIMNAKIKLANADHNSKDIAKSIIIEGLSVSNLSDEIRYKYKISPDTQGVLVTDVKSGSKAEDFGFERGDVIVQVGEESIKDLQTFANTVKNTKGKKTLVWINRGGIIQGLVIK; the protein is encoded by the coding sequence ATGAAAAAGATTGTGCTAATTTCATTAGTAGCAGCTTCTTTTTTAGTGGGGGCTGATATTAAATTTAATGAAGCTAACTCTAATATCACGAGAGTCTCGCCACTTAGCGATAAAAATAGCGTACTTTCTTATTATGACTCGATCGCTCAGGCAAAACTTTCAGTTGTAAATATCTCAACTACAAAAACAGTAAATAACGCAGGCATTGAGCAGATGTTTAATGACCCATTCTTCAATGAATTTTTTGGATTTAACTTTGCAAAACCAAAAGAAAAAGAAAAAACTACTTCGCTTGGTTCTGGTGTTATCATCTCAAATGATGGATATATCGTTACAAATAACCACGTTATAGAAGATAGTGATCAAATAGTCGTAACTCTTGCAAATGGTGGCAAAGAATTTAAAGCCAAATTAATAGGAAGTGATCCAAAAACCGATCTAGCCGTCGTAAAGATAGAAGCAAACGGGTTAAACGCGATCACTTTTGCAGACTCGTCAAAGCTACTTGATGCAGATGTTGTATTTGCAATAGGTAATCCATTTGGCGTTGGTGAAAGTATCACTCAAGGTATCATTTCAGGCCTAAATAAAGATAATATCGGCCTTAATCAATATGAAAATTTTATCCAAACAGACGCCTCTATAAACCCAGGAAATTCAGGCGGCGCTTTGGTTGATAGCAGGGGCTATTTGGTTGGAATAAACTCAGCCATACTTTCAAAAAGTGGTGGCAATAACGGCATTGGTTTTGCAATCCCATCAAATATGGTCAAAGATATCGCTAAAAAGCTGATAACTGACGGCAAGATCGAGCGTGGCTTTATAGGCGTTACGATTGCAAATTTAACTGACGAGCAAAAAGAGCTTTATACAAATAAAGAAGGTGCTTTAATAAGTGGCGTAGAGCAAGGCATGCCAGCAGATGAAGCTGGACTAAAAAGAGGCGATTTGGTTATATCGGCTAATGATAAAGCTATCAAAAATGCAAATGATCTTAAAAATTTCATCGGCTCACTAACTCCAAATAGTAGTGTTGATATAACTTACGAGCGATCAAATAAAATAATGAATGCAAAAATTAAGCTTGCAAACGCTGATCACAATTCAAAAGACATAGCAAAAAGCATTATAATCGAAGGACTTAGCGTTAGTAATCTAAGCGATGAGATAAGATATAAATACAAAATCAGCCCAGATACTCAAGGCGTGCTAGTAACTGATGTAAAATCAGGCTCAAAAGCTGAAGACTTTGGCTTTGAAAGAGGTGATGTGATCGTTCAAGTTGGCGAAGAGAGTATAAAAGATCTTCAAACATTTGCAAATACTGTCAAAAATACAAAAGGTAAAAAGACGCTAGTGTGGATAAATCGCGGCGGTATCATACAAGGCCTTGTTATAAAATAA
- a CDS encoding DnaJ C-terminal domain-containing protein: protein MSESLYETLGVSKGASSDEIKKAYRKLARKYHPDINKDPGAEDKFKEINAAYEILSDDKKRAQYDQYGDTMFGGQNFHDFASSSADMGDLNEILKNIFSGSFGGGGAKFSSGFGSNFGGFDGFSSGGFGFGGADLDVNAKISIPFDVAVTGGEHKINFNGESIKIKIPSGIEGGEKLRVKGKGKSAGGQKGDLILAISVEPSDEYERVGDDLYKDIEIPLKTMLFGGKVDVHTYKKDVTIKIAENSKTGTKIRLKGYGVQNRKSGIYGDLYLKARVKLPNISELDEGLVKELKEKLPE from the coding sequence ATGAGTGAAAGCTTGTATGAGACTTTAGGGGTTTCAAAGGGTGCCTCAAGTGACGAGATAAAAAAAGCTTATAGAAAACTTGCTAGAAAATATCACCCAGACATCAACAAAGACCCTGGAGCAGAAGATAAATTTAAAGAGATAAATGCCGCTTATGAAATTTTAAGCGACGATAAAAAACGAGCTCAATACGACCAGTACGGCGATACTATGTTTGGCGGTCAAAATTTCCACGACTTTGCTAGTAGTTCAGCCGATATGGGCGATCTAAATGAAATTTTAAAGAATATCTTCTCAGGTAGCTTTGGCGGCGGTGGAGCTAAATTTAGCAGCGGATTTGGTAGCAATTTTGGAGGATTTGACGGATTTAGTAGTGGTGGATTTGGCTTTGGCGGAGCTGATCTAGACGTAAATGCAAAAATTTCTATACCATTTGACGTAGCTGTAACTGGCGGTGAACATAAGATAAATTTTAATGGCGAAAGCATTAAGATAAAAATTCCAAGTGGCATAGAAGGCGGCGAGAAGCTTCGTGTAAAAGGCAAAGGTAAAAGCGCTGGTGGTCAAAAAGGCGATCTTATACTTGCTATTAGCGTTGAGCCAAGCGACGAATATGAAAGAGTTGGAGACGATCTTTATAAAGATATAGAAATTCCACTAAAAACTATGCTTTTTGGCGGAAAAGTCGATGTACATACTTACAAAAAAGATGTCACGATTAAGATCGCTGAGAACTCAAAAACAGGCACAAAGATCCGCTTAAAAGGATATGGTGTGCAAAATAGAAAGAGCGGAATTTATGGCGATCTTTACTTAAAAGCCAGGGTAAAACTTCCAAATATCAGTGAGCTTGATGAAGGCTTAGTAAAAGAGTTAAAAGAAAAATTACCGGAGTAA
- a CDS encoding response regulator transcription factor, translated as MTRILMIEDDMELAEILTEYLENYDVEVVTAEEPYIGLSTLNTSKFDLVILDLTLPGMDGLEVCKEIRKNHNIPIIISSARHDITDKVNALDNGADDYLPKPYDPQELLARIKSHLRRQSITPANEARNLNKDLVLKEFEREILFKGNVLNLTAAEYDILKYLLLKEGGAVTREELIYNCESINEDSSNKSIDVIIGRIRQKLNENPKEPKYIHAIRGIGYKLVL; from the coding sequence ATGACTAGAATTTTAATGATAGAAGATGATATGGAGCTTGCTGAAATTTTAACCGAATATCTAGAAAACTATGATGTTGAAGTGGTGACTGCCGAAGAGCCATATATCGGACTTTCTACGCTAAATACAAGTAAATTTGACTTAGTAATACTAGATCTTACATTGCCTGGTATGGATGGATTAGAAGTTTGTAAAGAGATCAGGAAAAATCACAATATTCCTATTATCATATCAAGTGCAAGACATGATATAACAGATAAGGTAAATGCTCTTGATAACGGAGCGGATGATTATTTGCCAAAGCCATATGACCCACAAGAGCTTTTGGCTCGTATCAAAAGTCATCTAAGAAGGCAGAGTATCACCCCGGCAAATGAAGCGAGAAATTTAAATAAAGACTTGGTTTTAAAAGAATTTGAGCGTGAAATTTTATTTAAAGGAAACGTGCTAAATTTAACTGCCGCAGAATACGATATCTTAAAATATCTACTTTTAAAAGAGGGCGGAGCGGTTACTAGAGAGGAGCTTATCTATAACTGCGAGAGCATAAATGAAGATAGCTCAAACAAAAGTATTGACGTCATCATCGGCAGGATTCGCCAAAAATTAAATGAAAATCCAAAAGAGCCAAAATACATCCACGCGATCCGCGGTATCGGCTATAAATTGGTTCTTTGA
- a CDS encoding ABC transporter permease, which translates to MTSLPKYLLFKYLRFDKTQPFITLSALLAFLGVSIGLMVLIVAMAIMNGFDKEFERKLFTMNYPITVQSAFKGSIDDDFVDELKARFSDLKFSPFISTQVIYRSANALEGGLVYGVNFKDEKQINSVVNEALKDKELDGFEILVGSGIMSEFRLRNDEKLTLIFTKADPAGFSLTPKMKRFDIGGSFTSGLIAYDKAFSYTSVDSLRKILDYPKGVYDGIHIFSSKPFDDIKRVREGLPAGTVAIGWWEQNGNFFSALALEKRALFIVLMLIILVASLNIISSLLMTVMNRRQEIALLLALGASKSEIKRSFFYQGLVIGGGGIIFGLILGFLGLFLLGNFNIIDLPADVYGSSKLPLELSTIDLVLIVVGAVFIVAISSYYPAKKATEVNVLQTLRNE; encoded by the coding sequence ATGACAAGCTTACCAAAGTACCTACTTTTTAAATATTTAAGATTTGATAAAACTCAGCCTTTTATCACTCTAAGTGCCTTGCTTGCCTTTCTTGGTGTTAGCATCGGACTTATGGTTTTGATCGTTGCGATGGCGATTATGAATGGATTTGATAAAGAATTTGAGCGTAAACTTTTTACGATGAACTATCCAATAACCGTTCAAAGTGCCTTTAAAGGCTCTATTGATGATGATTTTGTTGATGAGCTAAAGGCTAGATTTAGCGATCTAAAATTTAGTCCATTTATAAGCACACAGGTCATTTACCGCTCGGCAAATGCACTTGAGGGCGGACTGGTTTATGGCGTAAATTTTAAAGATGAAAAACAGATAAACTCAGTCGTAAATGAAGCTTTAAAAGACAAAGAGCTAGATGGTTTTGAGATACTTGTGGGAAGTGGCATAATGAGCGAGTTTAGACTAAGAAACGATGAGAAATTAACGCTTATCTTTACAAAGGCCGATCCAGCTGGCTTTTCGCTAACACCAAAGATGAAGCGCTTTGATATCGGCGGCTCATTTACATCTGGACTAATCGCCTATGACAAGGCATTTTCATATACTTCAGTTGATTCTTTGAGGAAAATTTTAGACTATCCAAAAGGCGTTTATGATGGAATTCATATCTTTTCAAGTAAGCCATTTGATGATATAAAAAGAGTGCGTGAAGGGCTTCCAGCTGGCACGGTAGCTATTGGCTGGTGGGAGCAAAATGGTAATTTTTTCTCAGCACTCGCACTTGAAAAAAGGGCACTTTTTATCGTTTTGATGCTAATTATCCTTGTGGCGTCGTTAAATATCATAAGCTCGCTGCTAATGACAGTGATGAACCGCAGGCAAGAGATCGCCTTGCTTCTTGCACTTGGGGCTAGTAAAAGTGAGATAAAAAGAAGCTTCTTTTATCAAGGGCTAGTAATCGGGGGCGGTGGCATTATATTTGGCTTGATACTTGGCTTTTTAGGACTATTTTTACTTGGAAATTTCAACATTATAGACTTGCCAGCTGATGTTTATGGCTCAAGCAAACTACCACTCGAGCTTTCAACCATCGATCTTGTGCTTATCGTAGTTGGGGCTGTATTTATCGTTGCTATCTCGTCTTATTACCCAGCTAAAAAAGCAACAGAAGTAAATGTGCTTCAAACTTTAAGAAATGAGTAG
- a CDS encoding ATP-dependent DNA helicase: MLDQILEILSHSNVFLTGGGGVGKSYLTASVIRHYKENFKNVIILGSTGISAVSLGGVSLHSFFKFGYCKDYEELRRFDYHQKDKLSKLRNMLDACDLLVIDEISMVSSDLMEMIRYRLLTSKFKGRVLIVGDFYQLPPVQKVQNENRLFNFLYAFNSSAWEDMKFTNVELLLSKRTNDLKFYEILSRLRVGQLDDEIMSYIESLRVTKIEPDDDTSVLFGRNAEAEMLNQKRLLALNTPLEISNSDVSILDENLDKKEFEKWANTLNISRDLEMKIGAKIIFTSNKWGEYYNGEQGKIMQILKENGIISSVIVKKDSGEICEIEKAAYIFSSLNLNEDEIEENVQASLYQFPFKLAYALTIHKSQGMSINSLICNINHIFAKGQLYVALSRAVSPKNLKLFYDKKSDFRQHLRKVVKIDDEVKKFYQENVFLHIKENL; this comes from the coding sequence ATGCTAGATCAAATTTTAGAAATTTTATCCCACTCAAACGTCTTTTTAACAGGCGGCGGCGGTGTTGGCAAGAGCTATCTAACCGCCTCCGTCATAAGACACTACAAAGAAAATTTTAAAAACGTCATAATCCTTGGCTCAACTGGCATAAGTGCCGTTAGCCTTGGAGGAGTTAGCTTGCATAGCTTTTTTAAATTTGGCTACTGCAAGGATTATGAGGAGCTAAGACGCTTTGACTATCACCAAAAAGACAAACTAAGCAAGCTAAGAAATATGCTAGATGCTTGCGATCTGCTTGTAATTGATGAAATTTCAATGGTGAGCTCAGATTTAATGGAGATGATAAGATACCGACTACTTACTTCCAAATTTAAAGGTAGGGTGCTTATAGTGGGCGATTTTTATCAGCTTCCGCCAGTGCAAAAGGTGCAAAACGAAAATAGGCTTTTTAATTTTTTATACGCTTTTAACTCCAGTGCGTGGGAGGATATGAAATTTACAAATGTCGAGCTTTTGCTCTCAAAACGCACTAATGATCTTAAATTTTATGAGATTCTCTCTCGTCTTAGAGTAGGCCAGCTAGATGATGAAATAATGAGCTATATAGAGAGTTTGAGAGTGACCAAGATAGAGCCAGATGATGATACGAGTGTGCTTTTTGGCAGAAACGCCGAGGCTGAAATGCTAAATCAAAAGAGGCTTCTTGCACTTAATACACCGCTTGAAATTTCAAACTCAGATGTGAGCATTTTGGATGAAAATTTAGATAAAAAAGAGTTTGAAAAATGGGCAAATACACTAAATATCTCAAGGGATTTGGAGATGAAGATAGGCGCTAAGATCATCTTTACGTCAAATAAGTGGGGTGAGTACTATAACGGCGAGCAAGGCAAGATCATGCAAATTTTAAAAGAAAATGGAATCATCTCAAGCGTGATCGTGAAAAAAGATAGTGGCGAAATTTGCGAGATAGAAAAAGCCGCTTATATATTTAGTTCGTTAAATTTAAACGAAGATGAGATCGAAGAAAATGTACAGGCATCGCTCTATCAGTTTCCATTTAAGCTTGCTTACGCTCTAACCATCCACAAATCTCAAGGAATGAGTATAAACTCGCTCATTTGCAATATCAACCATATTTTTGCCAAAGGACAACTCTACGTCGCACTTTCTCGAGCAGTAAGTCCTAAAAATTTAAAACTTTTTTATGATAAAAAAAGTGATTTTAGGCAGCATTTAAGAAAAGTGGTTAAAATTGACGACGAAGTTAAGAAATTTTACCAAGAAAACGTATTTTTGCATATTAAGGAGAATTTATGA
- the lolA gene encoding LolA-like outer membrane lipoprotein chaperone, with product MRKFLVASLVAVCSFGAGLNFKSLQSDFTQTVFSEGKSINYKGRFYAKNDNTALWIYESPTPKRIYFNKERVIVIEDELEQAIISKLDDTPNLTQILAHAEQIQPTLYKAIYDGVEYFITIKNTLPTTIDYKDKLSNKIKITLSNPVKDALIPQETLTPVIPQGYDIVNQ from the coding sequence ATGAGAAAATTTCTAGTTGCATCTCTCGTCGCAGTTTGCTCATTTGGTGCTGGCTTAAATTTCAAAAGCCTTCAAAGTGACTTTACTCAAACTGTCTTTAGCGAGGGCAAAAGCATAAACTACAAGGGTAGATTTTACGCAAAAAACGACAATACTGCACTTTGGATATATGAAAGTCCAACGCCAAAGAGAATTTATTTTAACAAAGAGCGTGTGATCGTGATTGAGGACGAGCTTGAGCAAGCTATTATTTCAAAGCTTGATGATACGCCAAATTTGACACAAATCTTGGCTCATGCGGAGCAAATTCAGCCAACACTTTACAAAGCAATATATGACGGAGTTGAGTACTTTATAACTATTAAAAACACGCTTCCAACGACGATTGACTATAAAGATAAACTTTCAAATAAAATAAAAATAACTCTAAGCAACCCAGTAAAAGACGCGCTCATACCACAAGAGACGCTAACTCCAGTTATCCCACAAGGTTACGACATCGTAAATCAATAA